CGGTAGTTGACGAGGTGCCGGGCCAGTTCGGGCTGCGTGTGGTCGAAGAACGGCAGCATGAAAATCTCCGTGTCCCAGAAGATCGCCCCCTTGTAAACCTGACCGGAAAGGCCCCGTGCGGGAATGGAGGCACGGTCGTCGGTCGGGCAGGCGATGAGCAGATGATAGATGGAGTAGCGCAGGGCGAGTTGGGCGTCTTCGTCCCCCTCTATGCGCACGTCGCTGTTGCGCCAGCGTTTTTCCCAACAGCGGACATGGCTCTCAAGCAGGCTTTCGTAGCCGGTGGTGGCCGCGTTTGTGACCGTGTCCGCCGCCGAGGCTGCGGGAGCTTCGGTGTCGGCACCGGTATGCAGCCCAATGTATTTGGTAAAAGTGAAGGTATCGCCTGCTCTGGCCTGCAGCCGGTAACGGTGGTACACCGATTGTGGACCCGCGGCGAACTCTGGAGCGGGAAGCTTCTCCCCGTGGACGACGGCAGCGGTGGTCACAGGGATGGCAAGCTCGCCGGTCTGGGCGTCGAGGGTGAGCATCCCCTCGATTTGGGCCGCACGGAAGTCTTTCAGGTGCGGGCCGTTGATGTCCCAGATGTCTCCGTCGATGCCGGTTTCGATAAGCAGTTCGCAGTCTTCCTGAGTGTTTACGCTGAAACGCAACACGCCCAGGTGTTTGTTTTCCAGACTGAGGAAACGGCTCGAGGCGAGGGTGATTTCGTTACCGCCGCTCAGGCGCAGACGTGTCTGGCGGTAGTGGACGGCCTTGTCGAGTTCGAGCCACTGGCGGTGGCTGACAATACTTGCCGTGAGCGTGGAGCAGGCTTCTCCATTCGCGCTGACTTTGACCCCGAAGGCGGCAGGGGCATTGACTGGCTCGCGCCATTTGTCACCGTCCCGGTCGTAGAGGCCGGAAATGGTACAAGCCGCCAGTTCGGCGGGGCCGTGCTCCTCCAGAGTGCCGCGCAGGCCGAGGTAGCCGTTGCCGATGAGGAACTTGTTTCCGTTCTTTTCAACGTCGTTGGCGCTGTAGGCTTCGTCGCTGACCGACCACGGATTACTGGGAGAGGAAAGGGAGGCGCTCATGGAAAGGAGAATGGGATGGAACCTGAATAAAGGGGAAGTGAATCTGTTGCGGCTAGTGTTGAGTATAGCCAGAACATGCCCGTTTAAAAGCGTGCTCACAAGTGTCTAGTGGTATCCACCCCGGTAAATGGGCTGAACGATTTGGTAACGGTTTGCGAATTACGCAAATACGTATATATAGTGAGACATGTTTGCTGCCCCCGGAAACATAATGCCCTTACCGGATCGGATAGGACAGCTACCGTTATCTACCATTGTTGAATCTTTCGTCTCGCTGTATGGCCGTTATAAATTCGTAGCTATAAGGTTTTTTCCAGCCCCCACCTGGTTCGTTGTTCTGTCCGCAGGAAAGAAACATTTTGGATAACAACCGGAAACCTCTTTAATCCCCGAACCGTCACTGAAACATCCATCCCGTCATGCTTTATACAGAAGTCAAATACATGCCTGAACGCAGCAAGACGTTCCTTGGCAGCCCGTCTGTTGTCCGTCTCGAAGATGGCTCGCTGGTCGCCTCGCACGATTATTTCTACGCCGAGAGCGATGGCTTCGATGATGGCCTGATGCGCATGTGCAGCGTCTATCGTTCGGAAGATGACGGGGCGAGTTGGCAGAATTGCTCGCAACTGATCGGCGCTTTCTGGAGTTCGTTATTTCTCTATGAGGGAGCCCTCTACATGCTCGGGTGTGACCGTCGCTACGGCTCGATTGTCATCCGTCGCAGTGACGATGGTGGCTTCTCCTGGACCTTCCCGCTCGACGCCGACCGTGGCCTGCTTTTCCAGGGAGGCAAGGCGGCGGAGCCACCGAACTACCACTGTGCGCCGACGCCGGTACTTGTCCACGAGGGGCGGATTTACCGCGCTTACGAAGATAATGTGACGGCGCTCTGGCCCTCCGGTTTTCAGGCCTTTGTCATTTCCGCTGAGGTTGGCTCCGACCTGCTCAAGGCTTCAAGTTGGACGATGAGCAACAAGGTGCCCTTCGATCCCACCCGCGTTCCCTCGGATTGGGGCGAAACCGGTCCCGGCTTCCTCGAAGGTAACATGGTCGCCGGTCCCGACGGGCAGCTCTGGAATATCCTGCGCATGAGCACGGAGCCGCATTCGGATTACGCCGCCATGGTCAAGGTCTCCGCTGACGGCCGGGAACTGAGCTTCGATTACGACAGGGACATCATTCGCCTGCCCGGCGGCACCCATAAGTTCACCATCCGGCGCGATCCGGTGAGCGGACTTTACTTCACCCTTGGCAATAACAACACCGTCCCCGGTAAGGCCAGCCAGCGTAACGTGCTTTCGCTTGCGGCCTCACGCGACCTGCGGGAGTGGAAGATCCTCAAGCCCATGATCGTAGACGAATCCGGCCTGAGCCAGGAGGATTCCTTGCGCCTGACCGGTTTTCAATACGCGGACTGGCAGTTCGACGGGGACGATATTATCGCGCTTGTGCGCACGGCTTGGCGCGGCGCGGTACGTTTTCACGATTCCAACCGGATCACCTACCATCAGTTTAAAAATTTCCGTCGCCTATGCGCGGGCATGGAGATTTGAGGACGCCGCGGACTGAATCTTTGTTTCGCTTTAATCAGGATTACGCCCCATGACCCCCGACCAGAACCGGACCCAGCCAAACATCCTGCTGATCATGACCGACCAGCAGCGTTGGGACAGCCTCTCGTGCTACGGCTGCAAAGCCATCGAAACACCGAATCTCGACCGGCTTGCCGGGGAGGGAATGCGCTTTGACCGTTGCTACTGCTCGAACCCGATCTGCACGCCCTCGCGGGCCAGTTTGATGACCGGGCAACCGGTTCCGGTGCATACGGTTGAGCGCCTCTACGACGTGCTTCCGCCGCAGACGCCGTTATTTCCGGTTTACCTGCGGGAGCAGGGCTACCAGACCGCGCTTTTCGGGAAACTCCACGTCAGTGCGATCCGCCACGAGCTTGAGAACCGCAAGCCCAACGATGGCTTTGACGTGTACGAATGGTGTCCCGAGCCGAGCCTCCTGCTGGATCATCCGGAGCAGGCTTACGGACGCTGGCTGGAGCGTGAGCACCCGGCGTTTTACCGCGAATTACTGGCGAACGGACGCCAGGTCCAGGATGTGCCCCGCGAGTGTCACATGACGCATTGGGCCGCCGGGCGGACGATTGACTATCTGCGCAACCGCGACAAAGAGCGTCCGTTTTTTTGTAAAATGAGCGTCTTCGATCCGCATAATCCCTACCGCGACTATCCGGGCGAGTTCAGGGAAAAAGTGGATGCGGAGAAAATACCGCCGGCGATTACGGATAAAGTTGAAATCTCAGCTTTACCCGAGGCTGTCCGGCGCGAGCATGAGCACGGCTACATGCTGGCGGGCACCACGAAGGGCCCAGCCTGGGGCGGGAAAAAAGGCACCACCGAGCCTCCCGAACGCGCGCCGGTGGAGAGCTTTTATACGGATGAAGCTATCCGCCGTGACCGTGTTGATTACCTGGCGTCGATCGCGCTTCTCGACGCCGAAGTCGGCCGTGTGCTTGACGCGCTTGACGACGAGGGCTTGAAGGAAAATACGCTGGTTGTCTTTTGCAGCGATCACGGGGACATGCTCGGCGACCACAGCCTGTTGGCCAAGGGTGCCTACTTCTACGACCCGTCCGTGCGTGTGCCGCTGATTCTGCGCTGGCCGCAGCGTATTCGGCCCGAGACAGTCAGTGTGGCGCCGGTTCAATTGCATGACCTGACCGCGACACTCCTGCATGCCGCCGGGGTAGACCCCCAATGGCTGCGAGGAAACATGCCCGACTCTTTCGATCTGCTCGGAGCGCCCGGCGACCCCGTTCGCGAGGCCTGTATCTGTGTTTATCATGGGACGGGTATCTGCGACACGGGAAGCTATTTTGATCCGCCTATCTACGGAGCGATGATTTTCGACGGACGCTACAAGCTCAATCTCTACTTCCCCGAGGGGAAGCCGGAGCAGGGCTTCGACGGCCAGCTCTTCGACCTGTACAATGATCCCGGTGAGTGTGACAACCTCTGGGGAGAATCCGCCCACGAGTCGAAGCGGGAGGCCCTCCGGTTGCGCCTATTGGCCTGGTATCGGGAACACCCTGCTTGCGCGGTTGCGCATTGAACGGAGGGTTTACGTTTAAGGAAAATTTCACGGGTATGCTTGTGGCAGGTCAGGCCGTTAGTGTCTTATCCGGTTGTGGTGAATCGCGGGTGTGGCAAGCGGTTTCGACGATTGGAAGGGCCATCTTAAGTCGCAGCCGAATGGTCTTGCCCGTACCTCTTTTGATTAAAATGAGTCCTGTCACTTGCGGATACATCTCTTATTTGGTATAATCTGGTCATGTCTCCGCTGGAAAGTTTCAGCCGCCTGCATGGCGGGAAGTTTACACGGCAGACCGGTTTGGAGCCTGAGCAGACCCGTGATTATTGGCTCATCATGGAATCATTTCATCCGCTATTTCCGGGATGGATCGGGCGTAGTCTCCAGATCGAACGAAACTGGGGCATGATGTTCCACGGACAGGAAGAGAAGCGCAGGACAATTACGACCTATGGACTGACCTATGTGTACGAAGGGGAGGGCGAGTACAGCGATGATTTGAACGAGCAGCCGATCCGTGTGCGTGCCGGTGACGTCATCTGTCTCTTTCCAGGGAAAAGGCATGCCTATCGTCCTCTGCCGGAGCAGACCTGGAACGAAATTCACATCGGTTTTTCCGGCCTGCTTTTCGACGCGTGGATGGGCACCGGGCTGCTGGATCCGGACCATCCGGTGCGCGGCCTGGCCAGCGAATCCAGGGACGTGGGTTATTGGCTGAAGCGTTTCCACGAGGTGGTCCTGCCGCTGGCCAAAGTCGGGGCCGAGCCCGCGCTCAGCGACAGTGGGCGACTGGTTGCCCTGATTGCCGAAATGTGCACGGCCTGGGGCTCTCCCAAACTGAGCGAAAATGTGGAATGGGCGGATAAGGCCCGGGCGGCTCTGATCTCACTTTCTCCGGAGGAGCCGCTTGATCTGGTCGTGCTCGGGCAGCGTTTCGGGCTCGGTGAACAGGCTTTCCGCAAAAAGTTCAAACGCCTGTGCGGGGTTACACCGACGGTGTTTCGCTCCCGCAATCTGGTTGAGCAGGCCTGTCACATGCTCATCACGAGCAACGCCTCGATTAAGGAAATCGCCTTCGAATGCGGCTTTGGCAGTCAGCCGTATTTCTCGCGTCGTTTTAAGCAAATCACCGGAGTTTCACCGGAAGAGTACCGGGCCCGGTCGGAGGTATAATAATGGTTATAGATGAGTGGATGAGTCGATATTCAAGCCCGGAGCGACGATTTTTTTATACCGTTTCGGACACGAGAGTCACCTTATCCTGTAAGGGTTTAAATTTGACCGAAAGATGGATGTGATGAACGTTTTTAGTCATTACAGGAAACGGCTAGTAGAGAAAGCCCCGCGTTTTAACCCCCCACGAAAACCCCAGCGGTTTGTGGCCAAATCCCACTTCAGTATGAAGCCTATCAACCCCTTGAGAAAAACCTTTTTTCACGCCTCGGCCCTGAGCCTGCTGATGCCGGTTAGCGCGCTGGCCATCTCCACCACCGTCTGGGACGGATCAGACGGTAATTGGGGGCAGGAGGCCCAGTGGAGCGACGGCATCCCGTCGGCGGCCAAGAATGTGAACATCCCTGCCGGGAAAGTGCAGCTCAATACCTACGCGACCGCACGGCTGTTCCTGATCGGGTGTGAGGCGGGCAAGAGCGCAAGCCTGGTCGTCGAGGAGGGCAGTACGCTTCAGGTGGGCTCAGCAGGAGCCTCCCGACTCGGTGCAGCGGATGGGAGCACCGGAGTGGTCACGCAAAACGGCGGCAGCGTTGTTATCGGTAATACTTTCTATGTCGGTGGTTTTCAGGCCAGCGGAAGTTCCAAGGCTACCTACACGCTCAAGGATGGGAGCCTGAAAGTCTATCGCGGAGACCTCGTGCTTGGGGGGAACAGGACCGGCTCGTCCGAATCGCTCTTTGAGCAGCGTGGCGGCGAAGCCGAACTGGGTGGCCTGAGCATCGGAGGCGAGCGCTACCTCGGAATGAAGGAATCCCCGGTCAACCAGGCGGAGTACGCGATTTATGGTGGCAAGCTTCAGGTAAACGGTGCGCTCAGCCTCGGCACCGAAGGGACGAATGGCAGCGGCGAGGCCAGCCCGGTGCTGAGTGTCCACAGCGGTGCGGTGGATGTTTTCGTGCGTGGCAGCCTGAACTTTTACGATCACAAGAAAAGTCACCCCACGCTCCGGTATGTTTTGACCGATTCAAAACCCGGACTTATCCGTGTGGCGACCAAAGGCGATGTTTCGCTCGGCGGAGCACTGGAAATCAACCTTCCGGGTGGAGTCGCAGTACTTTCTAGCTCCGAGCTTGGGCTGCTGCAGGCCGGAACAGGCAAGTTGGGCGGTAGTTTTACCACGCTTCCTTCGGCGGAACTGTGGAGCCTGAGCACGCCAACGGTCGGTCGGGATCGCAGTGAGCTTCGCCTTTCATTGGCTGAAAAGGCGCGAGTAGCCGAAGTCACTTCGTCACAGCCCGCGACTTTTGCCCCCAGCAAATCCGGCTATGCCGTCCTTGGGAATTTAACCGCGGGTGCCGCCTATGAGGTGACGCTGACGGTCGCCGCCGACGGCTCGGCCAATGCTGCCGACTGGGCCAAGTCCATTACCCGTCCGGGCATCACGGCCGAAGCGGGCGCGGGCGGGACGGTTGTCATTCGCGGGACTGCCGATGGTGAAACGCTTTATCTGGTATGGGATGTATCCGATATAGGAATATCTGTTGTTGGAGTGAGTCTTTAGAACTAACGTCCGTTAAATTGGAAGTCATGCCTTACGGGTTTTTAATTATAGATACATGATCCGGTTGCTATAAGACAATAATTGCCCCATTATACCGAACGAAAGGAGCCTGAAATGAAAAACGCTATCACAGAGCCCACTGGCAGGGCGAATGTGGATCTCGACGAGCTGGATGCGCGTCGCCGGAGGCGTGACATGGCAGCTCCCGGAAGAGCCAGGAATCAAATGGGATATTTGTCAGCCAGCACTGGTAACCCTGCGTCTGGTCTTCAGCGTCGTCTATTTAATTTTGCGTCCGAGAAGCGTCGTCGATGCCCGTTCCGGGCCTACCGGCTGCCATCGGACTGTCTCATACGCCAAAAGTTTCTCATAGTCCACGAAGGCTTACCAAATCGGATATGATACGGACATATTCCTGCAAACATTTCCGGTTGTAAGCTTGATGGTGTGAGAGCTATATTACCCCTAAACATAACCCAGAGATGCCCCTTATGGTTAATGGTATTACGGAAGTGACGCGAGTCGTGTCGGACCGTGAAAACCGCTATTGAGCGGGCTCTATTGCTTATCCTCAAACTCCAATACACCGAAAGGAATCGTGATCATGCGTCCATCCACAGCTAACTTCTCTCGCCCGGCTCTGCGTAGCCGTTTCGGACTCTTCGCCGCCATACTGGCGGGAGTCAGCCTCACCCCCGGCCTCTTTGCCGCTTCAACCTCTTGGACAGGAGCGGTTGACGATGATTGGACAAATGCAGGCAATTGGGATGGGGGACTGCCAACATCGGCTCTTGATACTATCATCCCTACCGGTGAGGTTGTATTGGACGGGACCGGGTCTACCCGGTTTGCGCGTCTGGGAACTGTCGCCGGAACCACCCAGCTCACCATTAACAGTGGAGCCTCGCTCACCAATGGGGGCGCCGGGGCGTTTGCTGCGGGGCTGACTTCTGGGGCGACGGTGGCCATCATCCAAAATGGCGGTTCTGTTGATATCAACAACTCCTTGTACCTCGGTGGTACAGGTTCAGCCAATGGTGGCGATGCCACCTACACCGTCTATGATGGGTTACTGGATGTCAGTGGTAGTCTTGGTATCGGCAATAGTTCCGGTGGCAGTACCACGACTTCCTTCATTCAGCAAGGCGGTGACGTGACACTGGGCAGCCTGGATATCGGGTCACGCCGCTATGGCGGTGGGGCTGTTAATGTAAACGATGCGACCTATGAAGTCAGTGGCGGCACCCTCGCGGTCACCGGGAACTGGAATCAGGGCCTGGATGAAGGTACAGGCAATGGACGGATTGAGTCCACTGGACACGTTATCGGTTCAAAGTCCACGATCTCCGTGGGAGGTAACATGGTGCTGAAGCAGAATACGCAAAGCTCGTCCACCCTGCGCTACACCCTCGACAATGGCGGGGTGAGCAAGATCAACCTCACTAACGGCGGTGCCGTGACGCTTGCCGGGACGCTGGAGACCGATCTCATGGGCGGCATGGTTCTGACTTCGGGTAACACCTTCTCGCTGATCGAAACCGCTGAGGGTGGCATCACCAATGGCTTTTCCACGCTGCCCGACAGCGAGCTGTGGAACGTCGAAGTCGTCAGCGTCGGTGGTGGGCGTGAGGCCTTGCAGTTGAGCCTTAATGCCGCCGCTCTCCAGGGGACGGTCGCTGCCGGCGGTTCCGCCGCTTTCGCCGCCACCGGTAAGGGCTACGTCGAACTGACCGGCCTAAGCACGGGATCGACGGTGAGCATCTATCTCAACGCCGACGCCGGCACGGGACTGACGATTGCCGATCTCGTGAATTACCTCGACCAGAACGGAATCGTAGCCTCCACCACGAGTGAAGGTGGCTACAATGTGCTGGTTTCCATCGCGGCTCCCGGCGAGACGGCCTACTACACCTGGGACCTTAGCGGGTTTAACGGTGACGCCACTATTTCCGGCCTGATGGTGATTCCCGAGCCGGCCTCGACGGCCGCTCTGGCCGGACTGGCCGTGCTCGCGGTGGCTTATCTGTTCCGCCGCAAGCGTCGTTAGTTTTTTCCTGGCATCGCCAGATTTAACCGTCTGGCGATGCTAAATCACCCTTAGGAATAACGTTTTTTTAATATCTCCAAAGAGACGAGTTTGCATACTCGTTTGCCGAGGAGGGGGAAGGGTGTTGTCCCGTTTGCGGATCCACACATTTCCCGACGAACCAGCCCTGACTACCAACAGGTGCAACGGCGTGTCGGCGGCGGGCTTTCGGTCCATCTTGCGCCAGCCGTTCCATGCGTACCCTTAACCATACTTATATGAAAAACAGGAGATCTACTTTTACTTTGATAGGCCGGGCGCTTTTGTTCGCCGGTCTGATGCCGGTTGCTTCCGCCCAAGTCGATATCTCGACGCTCGGGGTCAAACCAGGGGATGCGACCGACAACACCGAAAACCTCCAGCGCGTCCTGAACGAGGGACCGGGCATGCTATTTTTCCCAGCCGGAACTTACCGGACGGGCACAGTAGAAGTCCCTGCCAACCGTACGCTGATCTTCGACCCCGAGGCGGTCGTGCAGCCTGTAGCGGACAAGGTGAAGGATAAAAACCTCTTCGTCGTGACCGGTAATGACGTGCAATTCCGGGGGCTTCATTACGATTTTGCCGATGGGGGCAAGGATGTGAACGAGACTGCTGTCTGGAATCTGGTTTACGCCGACGGCGTGTCGAACCTGGTGGTCTCCGAGGCGGACGTTGGCAATACGGACGAGCGTGGTCTCGTGCCTCTGAAGGAGCGCAAGCGCCGCGGCCGCCTGCTCAACCGCGACGGTTCCGACCCGGCCAAGAAGTACAACCACAACGGCTACTACAACTCCCAGGTGCTGCTCTGGGTGGTCAACTGCCGCGATGTGGTGCTCGAGAATTCCAAAGGTTTCCGTTTGCACGCGATGCTGCATGCGACGTCTTCGGCTAACGTCACTGCCCGCGGCAACCATATGGTCAGCGGCAACTACATGACGAAGTTTCTGGAAGGTTCGGAAAACCTTCGCCACCACGATAACTGGTCCCGCGACGTGAAGTACCAGGTCTGCTGGTTTGGCGGTTCTCCTGACCCGTCGCGCAAGCCCTATCTGCCCCGCGGTTCCTCGACCGTGGCCAAGCGCGAGGTCAAGCCCGGCGAGTCCGGTTACAACCCCCACACCTCGGGTGCCTTTGACGTGCTCGTGCAGAACAACTACGCCGAGTATGGCAACACGCTGGCCTGGGGAAACAAGGGCCGCCAGGTCGTGATTGACAGCAATATCGCCCGCTTCATCTCGGACTACGCCTATGGCAGCGAAGGGGGCGAGAACCTGGTCTTCTCGAACAACATTTCGATCAACTCAACGGCGGGTGGTATCGTCTCGATGTACTGGGGCGAAAAGCTGCTCATCACCGGCAACCTGATTATGGTCCGCCATGAGCCGTGGGAAGAGGAGTGGAGCTGGTGGGACAGCCCCGCGAAGTACCTCGGGCCGTTCGTGCGCCTGCACCACGGCCCCTCCAACGAGGGCGATATGTACGGCTCCGGCACGGTCATGATTACCGGTAATCTCTTCTCCAACGAGCTCTCCACCCGCACGACGGATATCTCCATCCAGGCCGGACGCGACGTGACGGTGAGCGGCAACAAGTTCATCAACGGGCGCGTCAACAAGTTCGGCCCCGGTAAGGTCACGGTGATGGATAACGAGTTCGTCTCCCGCCTGGAGTATGATCCGCTCAGCGTGAATATCATGCCGCGCGGCTCGGATATGGTCATCGTCAAGGGCAATATCTTCCGCCAGGAGGCTCCGATTATGCCCACGGACGAGCAGCTCGCCTCCTCCGAGGCCAGCAAGGTGCCGTACTTCCTTTTCACCGATGACGATCCCAACGCCGAGGCTGAGGAGGGCGCTGTCACCGGCGACATGCCCGCGATCTCCATCGAGGCAAACGGGCCGTTCTTCGGGCTGGTGGAAGATAACGCGATTTACGGCTGGATTGACGCGATTTCCGGTCAGATCCGTTCGAATGTGGCCGGGGCTTCCATCCTCGTGCTGAAGAACACCACCGATGGTATCATCACCGTCGACTCCAGCAACCCGAAGTCCACTGCCCTGGTTGAGAACAACACGGAAATCCCGGCGGGGCTCATGCCGCAGTAACCGGAGCGATGTTTTTATAAGCTGAAAATACAGCAACAGCACACGAGGTAATGAGAGAACCATCAGCAACGACGGCCGGAGTCCGTGACAGAGAGTAACGAAAGCGACGCCCATCATGCATATCATTGACTGGTCAATCATGTTGCTTTCGATCGCCCTCGTCGCGGGCTTCGGGATCTTTACCCGGCGCTACATGCGCAGCGTGGCGGACTTTATGTCCGGCGGGCGTGTGGCCGGGCGTTATTTGCTGACGGTTTCCAAGGGCGAGATGCAGGCCGGGGCGGTCGTCTTTGTCGCAGTCTTCGAGATGATTGGGCAGGCAGGGTTCACCATCACCTGGTGGCAGTGGATTCAGGTCCCGGCCATGCTGGTGGTGGCGATCTCCGGCTTTGTCATCTACCGCTTCCGTGAGACGCGGGCGATGACGCTGGCTCAGTTTTTCGAATTGCGCTACAGCAAGTCGTTCCGTGTTTGCACTGGGGTCATGGGGTTTGTCGCCGGGGTGCTCAACTTCGGGATCATCCCCTCGGTCGGGGCACGTTTTTTTGTGTACTTCCTGGGGCTGCCGCCCGAGCTGGATCTGGGGTTCATGGCGCTGCCGACGTACATTCCGCTGATGGGCTTCTTCCTGTCGATCACGCTGCTGCTGACGATTTCCGGCGGCCTGATCACCGTCATGGTGACGGATTGTCTGGAGGGAATGCTTTCGCAGCTTTTCTATATCGTGATTATCGCGGCGCTGCTGCTGCTGTTTTCATGGGATGAAATCAGCACGGTGCTCGCCAGCCGCGAGGCCGGGCACTCGATGCTGAATCCCTTCGACGCCTCTTCGGTCAAGGACTTCAACGTCTGGTACGTGTTGATGACAATCCTGCTCGGCGTGTACGGCACGATGGCCTGGCAGAACGCCAGCTCGTATAATGCGGCGGCGTTGACGCCCCACGAGTCGCGGATGTCGGGCGTGCTCAGCCGCTGGCGCGAGTACGGGAAGGCCTCGGTCGTGACGCTGTTGGCCGTGTGCGGGTTGACCTTCCTCAACAACGCCGATTTCGCCACACAGGCGGCTCCGGCCATTCATGCTATCGATCAGATTGCGGACCCGCAGGTGCGCTCGCAGATGCAGATCCCGGTGGCGCTCTCGTACCTGCTCCCGCTCGGGATCAAGGGTGCGCTGTGCGCGGTGTTTCTGATGGGGATCTTCGGGGGTGACTCCACGCACTTGCATTCCTGGGGGAGCATTTTCGTGCAGGACGTGCTCGTGCCGCTGCGCAAGCGTCCCTTCGGGATGAAACAGCATATTCGCGTGCTGCGGCTGTCGATCACCGGGGTGGCCGTGTTCGCGTTTCTGTTCGGCTCACTTTTTAGACAAACTGAGTACATCATGATGTGGTGGCAGGTGACGACGGCGGTCTTTGTCGGAGGGGCCGGGGCTGCCGTGATCGGCGGGCTTTACTGGAAAAAAGGCACCACGGCGGGCGCCTGGTCCGCGTTGATCACGGGCTCGACCCTGTCGCTGAGCGGGATCCTGCTGCGGCAGATTCTCAAGGACGATTTCCCGCTGAACGGGATTCAGATTGGGTTTTTCACGGCGCTGATCGCGATTCTGGTGTACATCACCGTGTCGCTTATCACGTGCCGCGAAGACTACAACCTCGACCGCATGCTCCACCGGGGCAAATACGCTGCGGTCAAGGACAAGGTTGGTGATGCGGACCCGGTTCCGCCAAGGCGCAGGCTGAACTGGGGCCGTATCATCGGCTTCGACGGGAATTTCACCCTCGGGGACAAGTGGATCGCAGGCGGCTTGTTCGGATGGGGGATATTCTGGGCAATGGTTTGCATTACCGGTTCGATCTGGAATTGGGTCGCTCCCTGGCCGGTTCATGTCTGGTCCTCGTTCTGGCATGTGGTGGGCATCCTGATTCCGGT
The DNA window shown above is from Ruficoccus amylovorans and carries:
- a CDS encoding helix-turn-helix domain-containing protein encodes the protein MSPLESFSRLHGGKFTRQTGLEPEQTRDYWLIMESFHPLFPGWIGRSLQIERNWGMMFHGQEEKRRTITTYGLTYVYEGEGEYSDDLNEQPIRVRAGDVICLFPGKRHAYRPLPEQTWNEIHIGFSGLLFDAWMGTGLLDPDHPVRGLASESRDVGYWLKRFHEVVLPLAKVGAEPALSDSGRLVALIAEMCTAWGSPKLSENVEWADKARAALISLSPEEPLDLVVLGQRFGLGEQAFRKKFKRLCGVTPTVFRSRNLVEQACHMLITSNASIKEIAFECGFGSQPYFSRRFKQITGVSPEEYRARSEV
- a CDS encoding sulfatase family protein, which produces MTPDQNRTQPNILLIMTDQQRWDSLSCYGCKAIETPNLDRLAGEGMRFDRCYCSNPICTPSRASLMTGQPVPVHTVERLYDVLPPQTPLFPVYLREQGYQTALFGKLHVSAIRHELENRKPNDGFDVYEWCPEPSLLLDHPEQAYGRWLEREHPAFYRELLANGRQVQDVPRECHMTHWAAGRTIDYLRNRDKERPFFCKMSVFDPHNPYRDYPGEFREKVDAEKIPPAITDKVEISALPEAVRREHEHGYMLAGTTKGPAWGGKKGTTEPPERAPVESFYTDEAIRRDRVDYLASIALLDAEVGRVLDALDDEGLKENTLVVFCSDHGDMLGDHSLLAKGAYFYDPSVRVPLILRWPQRIRPETVSVAPVQLHDLTATLLHAAGVDPQWLRGNMPDSFDLLGAPGDPVREACICVYHGTGICDTGSYFDPPIYGAMIFDGRYKLNLYFPEGKPEQGFDGQLFDLYNDPGECDNLWGESAHESKREALRLRLLAWYREHPACAVAH
- a CDS encoding exo-alpha-sialidase yields the protein MLYTEVKYMPERSKTFLGSPSVVRLEDGSLVASHDYFYAESDGFDDGLMRMCSVYRSEDDGASWQNCSQLIGAFWSSLFLYEGALYMLGCDRRYGSIVIRRSDDGGFSWTFPLDADRGLLFQGGKAAEPPNYHCAPTPVLVHEGRIYRAYEDNVTALWPSGFQAFVISAEVGSDLLKASSWTMSNKVPFDPTRVPSDWGETGPGFLEGNMVAGPDGQLWNILRMSTEPHSDYAAMVKVSADGRELSFDYDRDIIRLPGGTHKFTIRRDPVSGLYFTLGNNNTVPGKASQRNVLSLAASRDLREWKILKPMIVDESGLSQEDSLRLTGFQYADWQFDGDDIIALVRTAWRGAVRFHDSNRITYHQFKNFRRLCAGMEI
- a CDS encoding PEP-CTERM sorting domain-containing protein (PEP-CTERM proteins occur, often in large numbers, in the proteomes of bacteria that also encode an exosortase, a predicted intramembrane cysteine proteinase. The presence of a PEP-CTERM domain at a protein's C-terminus predicts cleavage within the sorting domain, followed by covalent anchoring to some some component of the (usually Gram-negative) cell surface. Many PEP-CTERM proteins exhibit an unusual sequence composition that includes large numbers of potential glycosylation sites. Expression of one such protein has been shown restore the ability of a bacterium to form floc, a type of biofilm.), producing the protein MRPSTANFSRPALRSRFGLFAAILAGVSLTPGLFAASTSWTGAVDDDWTNAGNWDGGLPTSALDTIIPTGEVVLDGTGSTRFARLGTVAGTTQLTINSGASLTNGGAGAFAAGLTSGATVAIIQNGGSVDINNSLYLGGTGSANGGDATYTVYDGLLDVSGSLGIGNSSGGSTTTSFIQQGGDVTLGSLDIGSRRYGGGAVNVNDATYEVSGGTLAVTGNWNQGLDEGTGNGRIESTGHVIGSKSTISVGGNMVLKQNTQSSSTLRYTLDNGGVSKINLTNGGAVTLAGTLETDLMGGMVLTSGNTFSLIETAEGGITNGFSTLPDSELWNVEVVSVGGGREALQLSLNAAALQGTVAAGGSAAFAATGKGYVELTGLSTGSTVSIYLNADAGTGLTIADLVNYLDQNGIVASTTSEGGYNVLVSIAAPGETAYYTWDLSGFNGDATISGLMVIPEPASTAALAGLAVLAVAYLFRRKRR